ACACGATGCTAGTGGTCGGGTTCCGGAAGAGGAAATGTAAAAACAGGCCGGATACCGTGCTTATCCATCAGGAGCTCCTCGACCGCAACGACCAAGGGGAGCCTTGATCCGAGACGTACAACCAGCTCTCCCGGCTCGTACATCGAGTGGGTCGCCGGTCCCTCATCAATCGTCGCGCGCATCAGGAGGACCGTTGCGGCCCTGAGACAGACACTCCGATCGCTCCCTTCATCTTCGAGATAGCTCAGGGCCGACTCAATTGCCGCACTGGCTGCGTTTCGACCTCCGCTTCCCCCGGACATGCCCCAGACGATGCTGCCGATTACCGTGAGCAGGGCGCCCAGAATGACGAACGGCGCGATGAACACGAAGCCAGGGACATTGTTCGCCAGCCTAAGGGTTATGGCTGCGGCCACCACGGCAAGCATGGCGGCGAGACAGCCGACCTGACCAGTCGGCGCCGGCAAGTGCGTATCACGGAGATCATCCCTGGCCTCCCTGACCTGCGCCCGATCCTCTTCGTTCAGGTACTCGGAGGGGGTGGCCGATGCGATCGCCTCAGAGAGGTCGCTCATCGGCCAAGCCGAATATTGCCCTTCCACCAGTTCGCTTCCGCCGGGCTGGCCGGTCCCATTCTCCCGACGACCGACGAGAAGAGGGCAGCCGGGTCATAGACCGTCCCGGACCTGATGACCACATGCGCGTTTCGAGTGTCCGTGATCGTCTCGAGCGGATTGCCACGAACGACAAGAAGGTCTGCATACTTCCCGGCCTCGATCGTCCCCAGCCTCTCATCCACTCCCATGGCTCTCGCCGCATTCGCGGTCCCAGCCCGAAGTGCGACGGCATTCGGGATTCCGGCGAGCACCATCGCGTGAAGCTCCCGGTGGGATCCGAACCCACTGAAGAACTCTCCCCAGCTTGGGTGGTCGGTGCCGAGCGTGAGTTGATCTCCACCGACGGTGTCATAGAAAGCTTTTACGGTTTTTCGCTTCACATAGTAAATACGCTCGAACTGATCGAGCGGCTCTCGGGGCAAACGCTCTTCGACCACCTGGCGAGCGAAGGGTGACAGAAAACCCATCTCATCTGCCCAGTAATCGTAGACGACCGGATCACGGTCTGCGAAGTAGCCGTAGGCAGTAAGAGTTGCATCGAAGAACGCACCCTGGCCCACGAAGAGTCGCGACTGCTGAGCGATTTGACCGGCCGTCGCTGGATCCGTGAGGTCCAAGGATTCCAGAGACGCATAAGCGGACTGGCTCCCCGGTAGCGCATCACCACCGAGGAAGTGCTCGATGCGATCAATACCCATGAGGATGGCATCGCGAGGGTTCACGCTGTTCCGAAACCCGGAGTCGAGATGTCCAGTGACAGTGAGGCCATGCTCATGAGCAACGTCAATCACGACGCGGAGCTGCTCGGGCCGGATGCCCTTAGCTTTAAAGCCGCGAGCCCCACTCAGGGCCCATTGCGCCGCTTCCGCGCGAATCGAGTCCGGAGTCATGGCCTCATGGCTCCACCCGGGTCGCGCCGTGCCCCAATACGGCCCAGAACTATAAATCCTAGGGCCAGGAATTTCTCCGGATGCGATCCGTTCTCTTCCGCGGCGCGCCTCCACCGGGTCGATCTCCCCCGCCGGAAAGGTAGATGTCACCCCGTTGGCTAGGAAAAGGACTGGATTCACCGTGTACTCATCGACTCTCCCTTCTCCGAACAGGTCGATGGCGTAGTGGGCGTGGAGGTCGAAGAGCCCGGGCATGATGAAATGGTCATCATCGAGGAGAACTGCCTCTGCACCACTCCCGAGCGGGTCGGTCGGGGCGATCTGCAGAATCGTGCCGTTCCGAACCAGGATACCTGGGTTCGGCCTTGCCCCGTCGCTCGTACCGTCCCAGAGTTGCCCCCCCAGAACCACGAGATCGTCAGCCTCCGGAGTAATCTGGGCCACAGCAATCGACGACGACCAGAAGAGCAGGACAGTCGGACCCATCGCGATCATCGCGAAACGCCCTGTTGCGAGTCGGCACCATGCGCTCAACCTTTTTTCCGACAGTCTTTCATTCATGGGATCCAACTTCCGGGCACCCGATCGTCGGAGCAAGCTGATGCCTTACTACGATTACCACTGTGACGCGAACGACAAGACGATTGAGGTCCGGCACGGAATGAACGAGCAGTTAGAGACTTGGGGCGAAGTCGTGGCTCGTGCCGGAGAAGACGCTGCAGACACTCCGGTTAGCGCTTCGGTGGAGCGCCTCATGAGCGCTCCTGTGCCGCTGACCGGAAGCGGCCGCAAGGTCGGGTTCGGGGGATGCGGATCGAGCTGTGTCTGCGTTCCGCAGAACTAAATTGCGTCTGAGCCGGAGCCAACTCTGAGCCGGACCCACTTCGAGGCCATTGTGCTTGGCGGCGGCCCTGCGGGTTGCGCCGCGGCCGCGCTCCTCGCGAAACGAAGCCACAAAGTGGCGCTGGTTCGTCCACACGCCCCCCCCGCGGCCGCCCTCGTCGAGTCGATTCCTCCGTCGGCGAAGCGCATTCTCGATGAGCTCGGCTTTCTTGATCCGGTCGAGCAGGCTGGATTTCAGCCGAACCGAGGAAACTCTGTATGGTGGGCCGGTGAGCCAGTCCGCCGAGAGCAGTTCGGTGATGGTGAGACCGGCTGGCACATCGACCGAGCAGGCCTTGAGACGGTGCTGGCCGGCTGCGCGGCAGCCGCAGGCGTTCAGGTATTCGACGGGTATGCCGCGCGTAGCGCAATCCAGTCAGACAGCTTGTGGACGATCCAGTGTGACACGCACGCAGGCGGAGCGATGGAGCTGACCACAGACTGGCTAATAGACGCCACCGGCCGAAAAGGTGTGATCGCCCGTTCGGAGGAACGCATACCGGATCGAAGCACCACCACGCTCGCTCTCGTTCGCCGCTTCCATCGCTCTGAGGGATGGCCCGAGTCTGACGATGGGCATACGTACGTTGAGAGCTACGATGAGGGGTGGGCTTGGTCGCTTCCGGTCTCCGACACGGTCCGCTGCTTCACCGCGATGATCGACCAGCGTGAGGTGTCACTGGAGGGTAGGGATGTCGGAGAGATGCTCGACGCAGAGCTGCGTAAGACACAGTTCGTCGGGCCCGTACGGGACTCCGCTGAGGCCGTGGGCGATGCCTGGGCCTGCCCTGCGTCCCTGTACTCGGCCACTACGTTCGGCCGACCAGGGCTGCTCCTGACAGGAGATGCCGGATCGTTCATCGATCCGCTGTCTTCCTTCGGCGTGAAAAAAGCACTCTCGTCCGGCTGGCTCGCTGGGATCACAGCCCACTCTGCTCTTGTCGATCCAGCGATCGTGGACGACGCCATCGACTTCTTTGATCGCCGTGAACGAACGGTGTACCGAAGCTTTCGAAAGGTGTCCGCACCATTCTTTAGCGCGGCCGCGGCAAAGTACGGAACGGCTTATTGGGAAAAGCGGGCCCAGGCGGCCATCGAAGCCGCCGGGGGAGAGACGCGCTCCGCTGCTGAGGTGCACGATCGACTCACCGAGGAAGTGCCCGAACATGAGGTGCGCGCGGCCTTCGAAATCCTGCGGGCGCAGGATCGCCTAGCCCCGGCAGAGGGCCCGACGGTTCGGTATTTCGAACGAGCAGGAATCGAGGGCTACCGCATCGTCCGTTTGCGCCATGTGGGGAGCGACCGGATTCCCGAAGGACTCCGATTCGTACGCGGCGTTGACTTCATCACCCTGATCCCGATCGCCCAGCGCCATCCGGACGTCCCTGACGGATGGGCTGCGTATAACAGCGCCGCCCCACCGGTCACGCTGCCCGACTACCTCACGGCACTCTCGACTGCGTTCGCGGCCGGCTTTCTCGTGCACTCCGAGGACTGACCTTTAGGCGTAAGGTCTCCCTTCAACACTGGCGAAGCGGCGCCCACATCGGCAGGATGTCACGATCTGGTCTTCTCGAACCCGCTTGGAGCCGATGGTGTCTTCCACGCGTTTCTCACTCTCGATCGCAGGGACAGCAGCACTGGGTGTTCTACTCGCCTGGAGCCCATCCCCAAAAAACACCGTCTCTCATCCATCGATGCTGGCCGAAGATGGGTTTGCCATCGAGAACCAGAAGGTTATCGACCGTTGTTCTCGATGCCATGAAGTGGATGACGAAGGCAGGATGTCCCGGATCTCCTACCTGAGAAAAAGTCCGGAGGGCTGGCAGACCTCGATCCGCCGGATGGTCGCTCTGCATGGGGCCCGACTCAATCAGGAAGATGCCCGCGACATCGCCCGGTATCTCGCGAACGAGCAGGGCCTCGCGCCAGAGGAAATGAACCCGGGTCGCTTCGAGGTTGAGCGCCGGTCGGGAGACTATGACTGGGATGGAGACTCGGACGTCGAGTACACCTGTATCCAGTGCCATTCGATGGGTCGGGTGATAACGCAACGGCGTGCCGCCGACGAATGGGGATACCTGCTCGATACGCACCGTTCGCTCTATCCGCTCGTTGATTTCCAAGCGTTTCGCTACAGCGGGCCCGCTTCCGAGCAGGACGATCCACGACATCCAATGGACCGGGCGATCTCCCACCTGTCCGAGAGCTTCCCATTGGAAACGGCAGAGTGGTCAGCCTGGTCGGCAACGAAGCGATCCCCACGGCTCGCTGGGACTTGGGCATTATCCGGGTACGAAGTTGGAAAAGGCCCAATTCACGGCACAGTCACGATCACGGCTGACCCGAACGACTCCGACGCCTTCACGACATCTACTAACTACTTGTATCCGGAGAGCGGACAGAGTGTCGAACGGACGGGGCAATCGCTCGTTTACACCGGGTATCAGTGGCGCGGTCGTTCGAATCCTGGAGCCGACAATGAGCTCAGGGAGGTCATGTTCGTCGAGCGCGACCAGCAAGAAATATCAGGGCGCTGGTTCTCGGGCAATTATGACGAGATGGGCCCCGACGTCACACTGCGCCGGGCTGGGACAGCGGCAATAGTTACAGGCGTCTATCCCATGGCGCTCCGGCAGGGTGGATCCGTGGAAGTGCGCGTCTACGGCGCCAGCCTCATGGCGGGCACCCCATCCGACCTCGACTTTGGCGCCGGGATCTCCGTCGCCTCCGTCAGCGGTCCGAGCAACGGCACCCTCCGGGTTCAGCTCTCCGTCGCTCAGGACGCTGCGATCGGCCGCCGTGATCTCTTCGCATTCGGTGGCCTCGTCGAAAGTGCCGTGATCGTCCACGATGGGGTCGATCGGATTGCTGTCACCCCGGAGACTGGCATGGCCCGGACAGGTGGCGCAGCCTTCCCGAAGGGATATCAGACATTTGAAGCGGTCGGCTTCGACAACGGCCCAGACGGAGAACCGGACACGGACGACGACCTGAACCTTGGGCGCGTTGAAGTCTCTTGGATCGTTGAGGAGTACGCTACCACGTTCGGCGACGATGACATTCAGTTCATCGGGACGATGGGCCAGAACGGAGTCTTCTACCCCGCACTGGACGGGCCCAACCCTGATCGTGTCGGGAACCGCAACAACATCGGTGACGTCTGGGTCGTGGCAACCCATCGCAACGAGAGTGGGGAAGAACGCTCCGCGCGGAGCCACCTCATTGTGACAGTGCCGCTGTATATGCGTTTCGAACCGTGGCGTGAAATCGACACGGAACGTCC
This genomic interval from Longimicrobiales bacterium contains the following:
- a CDS encoding amidohydrolase family protein — protein: MNERLSEKRLSAWCRLATGRFAMIAMGPTVLLFWSSSIAVAQITPEADDLVVLGGQLWDGTSDGARPNPGILVRNGTILQIAPTDPLGSGAEAVLLDDDHFIMPGLFDLHAHYAIDLFGEGRVDEYTVNPVLFLANGVTSTFPAGEIDPVEARRGRERIASGEIPGPRIYSSGPYWGTARPGWSHEAMTPDSIRAEAAQWALSGARGFKAKGIRPEQLRVVIDVAHEHGLTVTGHLDSGFRNSVNPRDAILMGIDRIEHFLGGDALPGSQSAYASLESLDLTDPATAGQIAQQSRLFVGQGAFFDATLTAYGYFADRDPVVYDYWADEMGFLSPFARQVVEERLPREPLDQFERIYYVKRKTVKAFYDTVGGDQLTLGTDHPSWGEFFSGFGSHRELHAMVLAGIPNAVALRAGTANAARAMGVDERLGTIEAGKYADLLVVRGNPLETITDTRNAHVVIRSGTVYDPAALFSSVVGRMGPASPAEANWWKGNIRLGR
- a CDS encoding tryptophan 7-halogenase produces the protein MLGGGPAGCAAAALLAKRSHKVALVRPHAPPAAALVESIPPSAKRILDELGFLDPVEQAGFQPNRGNSVWWAGEPVRREQFGDGETGWHIDRAGLETVLAGCAAAAGVQVFDGYAARSAIQSDSLWTIQCDTHAGGAMELTTDWLIDATGRKGVIARSEERIPDRSTTTLALVRRFHRSEGWPESDDGHTYVESYDEGWAWSLPVSDTVRCFTAMIDQREVSLEGRDVGEMLDAELRKTQFVGPVRDSAEAVGDAWACPASLYSATTFGRPGLLLTGDAGSFIDPLSSFGVKKALSSGWLAGITAHSALVDPAIVDDAIDFFDRRERTVYRSFRKVSAPFFSAAAAKYGTAYWEKRAQAAIEAAGGETRSAAEVHDRLTEEVPEHEVRAAFEILRAQDRLAPAEGPTVRYFERAGIEGYRIVRLRHVGSDRIPEGLRFVRGVDFITLIPIAQRHPDVPDGWAAYNSAAPPVTLPDYLTALSTAFAAGFLVHSED
- the peaA gene encoding quinohemoprotein amine dehydrogenase subunit alpha; this translates as MVSSTRFSLSIAGTAALGVLLAWSPSPKNTVSHPSMLAEDGFAIENQKVIDRCSRCHEVDDEGRMSRISYLRKSPEGWQTSIRRMVALHGARLNQEDARDIARYLANEQGLAPEEMNPGRFEVERRSGDYDWDGDSDVEYTCIQCHSMGRVITQRRAADEWGYLLDTHRSLYPLVDFQAFRYSGPASEQDDPRHPMDRAISHLSESFPLETAEWSAWSATKRSPRLAGTWALSGYEVGKGPIHGTVTITADPNDSDAFTTSTNYLYPESGQSVERTGQSLVYTGYQWRGRSNPGADNELREVMFVERDQQEISGRWFSGNYDEMGPDVTLRRAGTAAIVTGVYPMALRQGGSVEVRVYGASLMAGTPSDLDFGAGISVASVSGPSNGTLRVQLSVAQDAAIGRRDLFAFGGLVESAVIVHDGVDRIAVTPETGMARTGGAAFPKGYQTFEAVGFDNGPDGEPDTDDDLNLGRVEVSWIVEEYATTFGDDDIQFIGTMGQNGVFYPALDGPNPDRVGNRNNIGDVWVVATHRNESGEERSARSHLIVTVPLYMRFEPWREIDTERPPVGEGAGR